A region from the Triticum urartu cultivar G1812 chromosome 1, Tu2.1, whole genome shotgun sequence genome encodes:
- the LOC125516048 gene encoding uncharacterized protein LOC125516048, with product MAGTPGWIQACGHSHGHSSPATKTATASTGSSDDLRPSPTMPATCIQLLLPRPSSTSLMVSCCRNRWCQQCWMRHEWFRSRSNVVEVAATITEDQKKPGDVHHSFS from the exons ATGGCCGGGACGCCAG GCTGGATACAGGCATGTGGACACAGCCACGGCCACAGCTCTCCGGCAACCAAGACGGCGACAGCGTCGACGGGATCCTCGGATGACCTGCGTCCTTCCCCGACCATGCCCGCGACCTGCATCCAGCTGCTCCTGCCCCGGCCCTCCTCAACTTCGCTCATGGTGAGCTGCTGTAG GAATAGGTGGTGCCAACAGTGCTGGATGCGGCATGAGTGGTTTAG ATCAAGATCTAATGTCGTGGAGGTTGCTGCTACTATAACAGAAGATCAGAAGAAGCCTGGAGATGTGCACCATAGTTTTAGTTGA